The following are encoded together in the Thermoanaerobaculia bacterium genome:
- the hemA gene encoding glutamyl-tRNA reductase, translating to MKEILLVGLNHRTAPVEVREKAAYSKEILPAVLERVYNLEDVSSCVILSTCNRTEFVLHADPVLDRDIRSLLAENLAMDPAVLQPMIYTYRQDKAVKHLFRVASALDSMVLGEPQILGQVKEAFQISFDLGQTDTLLNVLFQKAFHLAKKIRSDTGIGESAVSVSFAAVEIARKIFGSLAGKTCMVIGAGEMCELAALHLKENGVETIMVLNRTLSRAEDLAGKFGGTAHGLEDLSRLLPLADVVITSTGSQLPILTRDMLAITQRERKHAAQLIVDIAVPRDVEEEASRVDQIYLYDIDDLQHVVEENRKEREKRAEEAEKLVSAAVDTFMNRLGEFSIAPAIQELRQKMESVREDELSRCLKAMGEISEDQRQTLERFSNALLNKFLHQPIVQMKDFSGEEHAIQLIRRIFGLKED from the coding sequence ATGAAGGAAATCCTGCTCGTCGGATTAAACCACCGTACCGCACCCGTGGAAGTGCGGGAGAAGGCCGCCTATTCGAAGGAAATACTCCCCGCGGTACTGGAACGTGTCTATAACCTGGAGGACGTTTCCTCCTGTGTCATCCTGTCGACCTGCAACCGCACGGAGTTTGTCCTCCATGCGGATCCGGTTCTGGACCGGGATATCCGCTCCCTTCTTGCAGAGAACCTGGCCATGGATCCGGCAGTTCTGCAACCCATGATCTACACCTATCGTCAGGACAAAGCCGTCAAGCACCTCTTTCGCGTGGCCTCGGCACTGGATTCCATGGTTTTAGGGGAACCCCAGATTCTCGGTCAGGTCAAAGAGGCATTCCAGATCTCCTTTGATCTCGGTCAGACGGACACACTGCTGAATGTCCTGTTTCAGAAAGCCTTTCACCTGGCAAAAAAGATAAGATCCGATACGGGAATTGGCGAAAGTGCCGTTTCCGTTTCCTTCGCGGCGGTCGAAATTGCCAGGAAGATTTTCGGATCGCTTGCCGGAAAGACATGCATGGTGATCGGTGCAGGGGAGATGTGTGAGCTGGCGGCTCTCCACCTGAAAGAAAACGGTGTGGAAACGATCATGGTTCTCAACCGTACCCTCTCCAGGGCGGAGGATCTGGCAGGGAAATTTGGAGGAACGGCCCACGGCCTTGAGGACCTTTCCCGACTCCTTCCTCTGGCTGACGTCGTGATTACCAGTACCGGGTCTCAGCTTCCCATCCTTACCCGGGACATGCTTGCGATTACGCAGCGCGAACGAAAGCATGCGGCCCAGCTGATTGTGGATATTGCCGTTCCCAGGGATGTGGAAGAAGAGGCTTCCAGGGTGGATCAGATTTACCTCTACGATATTGATGATCTCCAGCACGTGGTGGAGGAGAACCGTAAGGAAAGAGAGAAACGTGCGGAAGAAGCCGAAAAGCTCGTATCCGCCGCAGTCGATACCTTTATGAATCGACTCGGGGAGTTCTCCATCGCTCCCGCCATACAGGAGCTTCGTCAGAAAATGGAATCCGTACGGGAAGATGAATTGAGCCGGTGTCTTAAAGCCATGGGTGAAATCTCGGAAGATCAGCGACAGACCCTGGAACGTTTTTCCAACGCTCTTCTCAATAAATTTCTCCATCAGCCCATTGTGCAGATGAAGGATTTTTCGGGAGAAGAGCATGCGATACAGCTCATTCGGCGGATTTTCGGACTGAAGGAGGACTGA
- the hemC gene encoding hydroxymethylbilane synthase: MRLGTRRSPLALWQAHHVSAKLSDLGIEVELVPIVTQGDRIQDRALIEIGGKGLFLKEIEEALLEGTVDLAVHSLKDVPAFLPDGLVMSGYLSREDPRDAFAGKNGLTVRAIPEGGRVGTGSLRRAVQLLKLRPDLTIVPIRGNVETRLKKIETEDLHGAVLAAAGLHRLGLSDRITDLFSPEDMIPAVGQGILGLECRKGDASVLEAVSRIVDGSTMRLAEAERAFLGILEGSCQVPMGGHCWKEGDRFRMVGFVASPDGSFFTREEGEGGDPSALGMLLGQRILDQGAAEVMAHVDDYPHPF; the protein is encoded by the coding sequence GTGAGACTTGGTACGCGACGAAGCCCTCTTGCGCTATGGCAGGCACACCACGTTTCCGCAAAGCTTTCGGATCTTGGAATCGAGGTGGAGCTGGTCCCCATCGTGACGCAGGGGGATAGAATCCAGGACCGTGCACTGATCGAAATTGGAGGCAAGGGGCTCTTTCTGAAGGAAATCGAAGAAGCGCTCCTTGAAGGAACTGTAGACCTCGCTGTTCACAGTCTCAAGGATGTTCCCGCCTTCCTTCCGGATGGACTCGTGATGTCTGGTTATCTGAGCCGGGAGGATCCAAGGGATGCCTTTGCCGGGAAGAACGGCCTGACGGTCCGCGCAATCCCCGAAGGAGGGAGAGTCGGCACGGGAAGCCTGCGACGGGCGGTTCAGCTCCTCAAGCTGCGTCCCGATCTGACGATCGTCCCCATTCGGGGAAACGTGGAAACGCGGTTGAAAAAGATTGAAACGGAAGACCTCCACGGTGCCGTTCTTGCGGCCGCAGGTCTCCATCGTCTGGGTCTTTCGGACCGGATTACCGATCTCTTTTCTCCTGAGGATATGATTCCCGCCGTGGGTCAGGGCATCCTGGGGCTGGAATGCCGCAAGGGAGATGCTTCTGTCCTGGAAGCCGTATCCCGAATCGTGGATGGTTCCACCATGCGGCTGGCGGAAGCTGAACGGGCCTTTCTGGGTATCCTGGAGGGTTCGTGCCAGGTTCCCATGGGCGGACACTGCTGGAAAGAAGGTGATCGCTTCCGAATGGTCGGGTTTGTGGCCAGCCCGGACGGCTCATTCTTCACCCGGGAGGAGGGGGAGGGTGGCGACCCCTCGGCCCTGGGTATGCTTCTCGGTCAGAGAATTCTCGATCAGGGTGCAGCCGAGGTGATGGCTCATGTGGACGATTATCCTCACCCGTTCTGA